One Nostocoides sp. HKS02 genomic window carries:
- a CDS encoding DUF6504 family protein, producing MDRRYEEPIDVRDAAHEDAPASSDGDPGRRPDAFVWRGRLYVVRAILDQWNEHRPWWRDARGGHEVVAGARERRVWRVEASPGRLGGAQVYDLAATLPGSPGAGAQANQWQLLRVAD from the coding sequence GTGGACCGCCGGTACGAAGAACCCATCGACGTCCGCGACGCGGCCCACGAGGACGCGCCGGCATCCTCCGACGGTGATCCTGGGCGCCGTCCGGACGCCTTCGTGTGGCGCGGCAGGCTCTACGTCGTCCGAGCGATCCTCGACCAGTGGAACGAGCACCGGCCGTGGTGGCGCGACGCGCGCGGGGGGCACGAGGTCGTCGCAGGCGCCCGTGAACGCCGGGTCTGGCGAGTCGAGGCCAGCCCCGGCCGCCTCGGCGGCGCGCAGGTCTACGACCTCGCTGCGACACTCCCTGGCTCGCCGGGGGCCGGTGCCCAGGCCAACCAGTGGCAGCTCCTTCGGGTCGCGGACTGA
- a CDS encoding YbaK/EbsC family protein, with protein sequence MSQSGAATSPGAPDLGAHPGVQRVLAALAVHHITPEVITLPDAVRTASAAAAALGITPAEIANSLVFRAHAEDGTVGPLLVLTSGAHKVDLVKVAELLDGVERIDRADADFVRAQTGFAIGGVAPVGHLHAVPTVVDVSLSRYPYVWAAAGHSHTVFRTTYEELLRITGPHSTAIEVC encoded by the coding sequence ATGTCGCAGTCCGGCGCAGCCACCTCCCCGGGCGCGCCCGACCTCGGCGCCCACCCCGGCGTCCAGCGCGTCCTCGCGGCGCTCGCTGTCCACCACATCACCCCGGAGGTCATCACCCTGCCCGATGCCGTGCGCACGGCATCGGCCGCCGCGGCCGCGCTGGGCATCACGCCCGCCGAGATCGCGAACTCCTTGGTGTTCCGTGCCCACGCCGAGGACGGCACGGTCGGGCCCCTCCTGGTCCTCACCTCGGGAGCCCACAAGGTCGACCTCGTGAAGGTGGCCGAGCTGCTCGACGGAGTCGAGCGCATCGACCGCGCGGACGCCGACTTCGTCCGAGCCCAGACCGGTTTCGCCATCGGCGGTGTGGCGCCCGTCGGACACCTCCACGCCGTGCCCACGGTCGTCGACGTCTCGCTCAGCCGGTATCCCTACGTGTGGGCGGCCGCCGGCCACAGCCACACCGTGTTCCGGACCACCTACGAGGAGCTGCTCAGGATCACCGGGCCCCACAG
- a CDS encoding SAV_6107 family HEPN domain-containing protein has translation MTSTLDLLDRSRHSLLLACQSTDTTTRHQHARLAALRAAASMLAARRDARRLRGPGASDGADGPDGPDRPDDSDRAGPHSLWALLPRLAPELAEWATFFEVVTADRRPQGQVTAREADDLLRQAELFLDLVCHSLGVPANNHGPIDLLVPTIPCALPSAVGSGR, from the coding sequence ATGACCAGCACCCTGGACCTGCTCGACCGGTCGCGCCATTCCCTGCTGCTGGCGTGCCAGAGCACCGACACGACGACCCGCCACCAGCATGCCCGCCTGGCCGCGCTGCGAGCCGCGGCGTCGATGCTCGCCGCCCGACGTGACGCCCGTCGCCTCCGCGGCCCCGGGGCGTCCGACGGCGCAGACGGACCAGACGGACCCGACCGTCCTGACGACTCCGACCGGGCGGGGCCGCACAGCCTGTGGGCCCTGTTGCCCCGGTTGGCCCCAGAGCTCGCCGAGTGGGCCACCTTCTTCGAGGTGGTCACCGCCGATCGCCGGCCGCAGGGCCAGGTGACCGCCCGTGAGGCCGACGACCTCCTGCGCCAGGCCGAGCTGTTCCTCGACCTCGTGTGCCACAGCCTCGGCGTGCCCGCGAACAACCACGGGCCGATCGACCTCCTCGTGCCGACCATCCCGTGCGCTCTGCCCAGCGCCGTCGGCTCCGGCCGTTAG